GTTTGGCAAAGTTAAAAATCAAGCCAAAACATAAAACAAAAAATCCAAAAATGCTCGTTACTATTCCTGGAAAGATAAACAAAAAAGCCGCCATTATAAAAGCAAACTGGGTAAGCATATTTTTAAAATCACTTATACGAAACTCAAGCATATTTTTCCAAAAAATTCCAAGCAAAATTACTCCAAAAATCATACTAGCCAAAATAAAAATTAAAAAATTTCCCAAACCAAAAAATACGATAAATAAAATACTTGCAACAAGTTCTAATAAAAAAAGCGGACTAAGGCTGAGCTTGTAATTCATTCTACACTCTTTTTAATAAAATCAAAA
The window above is part of the Campylobacter coli genome. Proteins encoded here:
- a CDS encoding integral memnbrane protein gives rise to the protein MNYKLSLSPLFLLELVASILFIVFFGLGNFLIFILASMIFGVILLGIFWKNMLEFRISDFKNMLTQFAFIMAAFLFIFPGIVTSIFGFFVLCFGLIFNFAKPRYKRNYRQNNTSDEEIIDVEIIEEKK